A single Myxococcales bacterium DNA region contains:
- the clpA gene encoding ATP-dependent Clp protease ATP-binding subunit ClpA produces MLSPELEAALRRALDDATRRRHEYSGLEHLLLALLDDDKTADAIRHCGGNIPRVRQKLEGFLSSEVPSLDEGNPEPEPAQPTLGFARVVQRAVNHVLGAGRKTAHGANVLAAMFSEPESHAVFFLKEEGISRLDVVSFISHGISRLLPAKPNQNQPSEGPPPAAGEEEGTPADPLAAYAMNLNERAREGKIDPLIGRAAEVERALHVLARRRKNNPLFIGDAGVGKTAIVEGMARQIELGEAPAALQGAEIWALDMGSLVAGTRFRGDFEERFKAVMQKLEEKDNAIVFIDELHTIVGAGAASGGAMDASNLLKPLLSSGRIRCIGTTTHKEFRSYIEKDRALARRFQPIEVGEPSIDDTLKILRGLRSHYETFHRVKYTDKALAAAADLSSRHLTDRRLPDKAIDLIDEAGAALKIKRKGDAVPVVRERDIETVVATMARIPPKRVASDDREKLRNLEDELQTRIYGQDFAVQKVVQAIRMSRAGLGHPDKPIASFLFAGPTGVGKTELAKQLAELLGVSFLRFDMSEYMERHTVSRLIGAPPGYVGFDQGGLLTDAIHKTPHTVLLLDEIEKAHPDLFNILLQVMDHGGLTDNNGRKSDFRHVILIMTSNVGARELSKRMPGFGSSDRFGDSDEAFKRTFSPEFRNRLDAKIDFAPLRPEVMGQIVDKFIAELAEQLAARNVRVALKNGARAFLAEKGYDLAFGARPLARVIQDEVKKPLTNELLFGALVNGGTVNIDAVPAGDKLVFSYEPHKPSTGKKLKGKEKAEKVPEPLS; encoded by the coding sequence GTGCTGAGCCCCGAGTTGGAAGCGGCCCTACGCCGCGCGCTCGACGATGCCACGCGACGCCGTCACGAGTACTCGGGGCTCGAGCATTTGCTGCTCGCGCTGCTGGACGACGACAAAACCGCCGACGCCATTCGGCACTGCGGTGGCAACATTCCCCGGGTGCGGCAAAAACTGGAAGGCTTTTTGTCGTCGGAAGTTCCCTCGCTGGACGAGGGCAACCCCGAACCGGAGCCCGCGCAGCCGACTCTCGGCTTCGCGCGCGTGGTGCAGCGGGCGGTCAACCACGTGCTCGGCGCGGGTCGCAAAACGGCCCATGGGGCCAACGTGTTGGCGGCAATGTTTTCGGAGCCCGAGTCACATGCGGTCTTCTTCCTCAAAGAGGAGGGGATCTCGCGCCTCGACGTGGTGAGCTTCATTTCCCACGGTATCTCGCGGCTTTTGCCGGCGAAGCCGAACCAGAACCAGCCCAGCGAAGGCCCCCCACCCGCCGCCGGCGAGGAGGAAGGCACCCCGGCCGATCCCTTGGCGGCATACGCGATGAACCTCAACGAACGGGCGCGGGAGGGGAAGATCGATCCGCTCATCGGGCGCGCCGCTGAAGTGGAGCGAGCGCTCCATGTTTTGGCTCGGCGCCGGAAGAACAACCCTTTGTTCATCGGCGACGCGGGCGTGGGAAAGACCGCCATCGTCGAGGGGATGGCCCGGCAAATCGAGCTGGGGGAAGCGCCCGCGGCGCTCCAGGGGGCGGAGATCTGGGCCTTGGACATGGGCTCCCTCGTGGCGGGAACGCGGTTTCGGGGCGACTTCGAGGAGCGCTTCAAGGCGGTGATGCAGAAGCTCGAGGAGAAGGACAACGCCATCGTCTTCATCGACGAGCTGCACACGATCGTGGGGGCCGGCGCCGCTTCGGGCGGTGCCATGGACGCCTCGAACCTGCTCAAGCCGTTGCTGTCTTCGGGACGGATTCGGTGCATCGGGACCACCACCCACAAAGAGTTTCGTAGCTACATCGAAAAGGATCGGGCGCTGGCGCGTAGGTTCCAGCCCATCGAGGTGGGTGAGCCCAGCATCGACGACACCCTCAAGATTTTGCGGGGTTTGCGGTCTCACTATGAGACGTTCCATCGCGTCAAGTACACGGACAAGGCGCTCGCCGCTGCGGCTGACCTTTCGTCGCGTCACCTGACGGACAGGCGCCTGCCCGATAAGGCCATCGATCTCATCGATGAGGCGGGGGCGGCGCTGAAGATCAAGCGCAAGGGAGACGCGGTGCCCGTGGTGCGCGAGCGCGACATCGAGACGGTGGTGGCCACGATGGCACGCATTCCGCCGAAACGGGTCGCCTCGGACGACCGCGAGAAGCTGCGGAACCTCGAAGACGAGTTGCAGACCCGCATCTACGGGCAGGACTTTGCCGTGCAGAAGGTGGTGCAGGCGATTCGGATGAGCCGGGCGGGGCTCGGACATCCTGACAAGCCCATCGCGAGCTTCCTGTTCGCGGGCCCCACGGGCGTGGGCAAAACGGAGCTCGCCAAGCAGCTTGCGGAGCTTTTGGGGGTAAGTTTCCTGCGCTTCGACATGTCGGAGTACATGGAGCGCCACACGGTTTCGCGTCTCATCGGTGCGCCGCCTGGCTACGTGGGTTTCGATCAGGGAGGACTTCTCACCGATGCTATCCACAAGACGCCCCACACGGTGCTGCTGCTGGACGAAATCGAGAAGGCTCATCCCGATCTGTTCAACATCCTCTTGCAGGTGATGGACCATGGGGGACTCACGGACAACAACGGGCGCAAGAGCGATTTCCGGCACGTCATTCTGATCATGACGAGCAACGTGGGCGCACGAGAGCTCTCGAAGCGCATGCCCGGGTTCGGCTCGTCCGATCGGTTTGGTGATTCGGACGAGGCCTTCAAGCGCACCTTCTCTCCCGAGTTCCGTAACCGCCTCGACGCAAAGATCGACTTTGCGCCGCTGCGGCCGGAGGTCATGGGACAGATCGTGGACAAGTTCATCGCTGAGCTGGCGGAACAGCTGGCAGCCCGCAACGTGCGTGTGGCCTTGAAGAATGGCGCCCGCGCCTTCCTGGCAGAGAAGGGCTACGATCTTGCCTTCGGCGCGCGCCCCTTGGCCCGCGTGATCCAGGACGAAGTGAAAAAGCCGCTCACGAACGAGCTGCTCTTTGGCGCGCTGGTGAACGGAGGCACGGTCAACATCGACGCGGTCCCGGCGGGGGACAAGCTGGTCTTCAGCTACGAACCCCACAAGCCTTCGACAGGAAAAAAGCTCAAGGGCAAAGAGAAGGCCGAGAAGGTCCCCGAGCCGCTCAGCTGA
- a CDS encoding MFS transporter has protein sequence MPPSPDTPPAIPGAYALRSVYFAYLAAIGVAVPFFPPYLRGLGFSGGQIGWVLAAAPLMHLSGPLLWGFVTDRSRRPALVLRVALLGAALGYLPLSVAHSFAAVFLIQLVHQVFSIALPGLTDSLALLRVRNSSDDYGRIRVWGSLGFVVSCLGMGQWLARRSLPADPLIPLFVPAALMMAFALSFRLEGQGGKDRPNLHDARRLLADKRFQFILVTASVHWACAVPYHGFLGVHVQDRGMGARVISLAFAVSVLSEMLTFFYFRRIRKRFSLSTLLVLVTTVSAFRWLVTAWADDAILLVGIQALHGVTFGVFWASSLAWLTACVPEKLRATGQTVFTAVTFGMGAFFGALAAGHVYEATGSAVPAFVGAAVINLCQALAIVLWGRKLTPEA, from the coding sequence ATGCCTCCCTCCCCCGACACGCCGCCAGCCATTCCGGGCGCTTACGCCCTCAGAAGCGTCTACTTCGCCTACCTCGCCGCCATTGGGGTGGCCGTTCCCTTTTTTCCGCCTTACCTACGGGGCCTTGGCTTTTCGGGTGGGCAGATCGGCTGGGTCTTGGCCGCGGCGCCCCTCATGCACCTGAGCGGCCCCCTGCTCTGGGGCTTCGTGACCGACCGATCCCGAAGGCCGGCGCTCGTGCTGCGGGTGGCGTTGCTCGGTGCAGCGCTCGGGTACCTGCCCTTGTCGGTCGCGCACTCCTTCGCGGCCGTATTTTTGATTCAGCTCGTGCATCAGGTCTTTAGCATCGCGCTGCCTGGACTTACGGACTCGTTGGCGCTCTTGCGCGTCCGCAACTCGTCAGACGACTACGGACGCATCCGCGTGTGGGGCTCGCTTGGCTTCGTGGTCTCTTGTTTGGGCATGGGGCAGTGGCTCGCAAGGCGGAGCCTGCCGGCCGATCCGCTGATCCCTCTCTTCGTGCCTGCGGCCTTGATGATGGCGTTCGCCCTCTCCTTTCGCCTCGAGGGGCAGGGAGGCAAAGACCGTCCCAACCTCCACGACGCGCGTCGGCTCCTTGCAGACAAGAGGTTCCAGTTCATTCTCGTCACCGCGAGTGTTCACTGGGCGTGTGCCGTGCCTTACCACGGCTTTTTGGGGGTGCACGTGCAAGACCGGGGCATGGGTGCCCGCGTGATCAGCCTCGCCTTCGCCGTGAGTGTGCTGTCGGAGATGCTCACCTTCTTCTACTTCCGTCGCATCAGAAAGCGATTCTCTCTTTCCACGCTGCTCGTCCTCGTCACGACGGTGTCCGCCTTCCGATGGTTGGTCACGGCGTGGGCCGACGACGCGATTTTGCTCGTGGGGATTCAAGCGCTTCACGGCGTGACCTTCGGAGTCTTCTGGGCCTCCTCCCTCGCTTGGCTTACCGCGTGTGTCCCCGAGAAGCTGCGCGCCACGGGCCAAACCGTCTTCACAGCGGTCACCTTCGGAATGGGCGCCTTTTTCGGGGCGCTCGCAGCGGGCCACGTCTACGAAGCCACGGGCTCCGCTGTGCCCGCCTTCGTCGGCGCAGCCGTCATCAACCTCTGTCAAGCCCTGGCCATCGTCCTGTGGGGACGAAAGCTGACCCCCGAAGCGTGA
- a CDS encoding ATP-dependent Clp protease adaptor ClpS codes for MPKKEGALERDLQTLDKPKVQRPRLYEVLLHNDDYTTQEFVVYVLMRFFHHDAAKARQIMLHVHTRGVGVAGVFTYEVAETKAQQTIRFAREHEMPLQASIRAQEGSGGGEGSADGGGRA; via the coding sequence ATGCCGAAGAAGGAGGGGGCCTTGGAGCGCGATCTCCAAACCTTGGACAAGCCCAAGGTGCAGCGCCCACGCCTTTACGAGGTGCTTTTGCACAACGACGACTACACCACGCAGGAGTTCGTGGTCTACGTCTTGATGCGGTTTTTTCACCATGACGCGGCCAAGGCCCGCCAGATCATGCTTCACGTGCACACGAGAGGCGTGGGCGTGGCGGGCGTGTTCACCTACGAGGTGGCCGAGACCAAGGCACAGCAGACGATTCGGTTCGCGCGCGAGCACGAGATGCCTTTGCAGGCGTCGATCCGCGCCCAGGAGGGCAGCGGGGGTGGCGAGGGCAGTGCCGACGGCGGAGGCCGGGCGTGA
- the ppk1 gene encoding polyphosphate kinase 1 produces MARRVKRPTKTHRLPTPRDASQAQLFLNRELSWLAFNTRVLDEACDRQVPLAERLKFQAIVTSNLDEFFMVRVAGLKQQLSGGIEETTADGLSPREQLSAVSRFVHELVGRQYDNWRTDIAPSLAEKAGLRILRGKELSSEQKNVVHGYFRSDVWPVLTPLAVDQGHPFPTLRNRSLNLVILLRKEKERMTRRESIIAVVQVPAILPRLVELPAAAPDRAAVILLEDVIAMHVGDLFPGFKVMSCSPFRIIRNFDLDIDEDEADDLLKTIQKELRRRERGQAVRMTIAASAPAEVVAFLQKSLRLETEDTYLIDGPLNLGDLMPLYAREELKGFKEDPFSPQIVPPLQEYEDIFKVIRQRDILLHHPYESFEHVMDFISEAADDPNVLAIKQTLYRTSADSPIVRALIRAAENGKQVTAVVELKARFDEGSNIEWARMLEESGVHVVYGLVGLKTHCKMSLVVRRELGRIKRYVHLSTGNYNPATARLYGDLSLLTAREDFADDAGALFNLITGYSSPPSWKRFAVAPVGLSERVVELIEREAALKDKGRIVAKMNALVDPEVIRALYRASAAGVQIDLLIRGICCLRPGVKGTSENIRVISIVDRYLEHARIFFFGNGGDEEVYLSSADWMPRNFVRRVEVMFPIEDADLKRRIVDEILGSQLADDAKARQLREDGTYERAQLTAGVPTLRSQHRFMELARRRAQGIDDGRGTTALAPRTPPQEVRPTATAALLADEGLGS; encoded by the coding sequence ATGGCCCGACGTGTAAAGCGACCGACGAAGACCCACCGACTCCCGACCCCCCGCGATGCCTCCCAAGCGCAGCTCTTTCTCAACCGAGAGCTGTCGTGGTTGGCGTTCAATACGCGTGTGCTCGACGAAGCCTGCGACCGTCAGGTCCCTCTGGCCGAGCGGCTGAAGTTCCAGGCGATCGTCACCTCGAACCTGGACGAGTTTTTCATGGTGCGGGTGGCAGGGCTCAAGCAGCAGCTCAGCGGCGGGATTGAAGAGACCACCGCGGACGGCCTGTCCCCCCGGGAACAGTTGTCGGCGGTGAGCCGCTTCGTTCACGAGCTCGTCGGGCGGCAGTACGACAACTGGCGGACCGACATCGCGCCCTCGCTCGCCGAGAAGGCAGGGTTGCGGATTCTGCGGGGCAAGGAGCTGTCCTCCGAGCAGAAGAACGTGGTGCACGGCTACTTCCGGAGCGACGTGTGGCCGGTTCTCACGCCGCTCGCCGTGGACCAGGGCCATCCCTTCCCCACGCTGCGCAACCGCAGCTTGAACCTGGTCATTTTGCTGCGCAAAGAAAAGGAGCGCATGACCCGGCGGGAGTCCATCATCGCGGTGGTGCAGGTGCCGGCCATCCTGCCGCGGCTCGTGGAGCTGCCGGCGGCCGCGCCCGACCGTGCGGCCGTCATTTTGCTCGAAGACGTGATTGCAATGCACGTGGGCGATCTGTTCCCGGGCTTCAAGGTCATGTCCTGCAGCCCTTTCCGTATCATTCGCAACTTCGACCTCGACATCGACGAGGACGAGGCCGACGACCTCCTGAAGACGATCCAGAAGGAGTTGCGGCGCCGGGAGCGTGGTCAAGCGGTGCGGATGACGATCGCCGCCAGCGCGCCTGCGGAGGTGGTTGCGTTTTTGCAAAAGTCCCTTCGCCTCGAGACGGAAGACACCTATCTCATCGACGGTCCGCTCAACCTGGGCGATCTCATGCCGCTTTACGCGCGTGAGGAGCTCAAGGGCTTCAAGGAAGATCCGTTCAGCCCCCAGATCGTGCCGCCGCTGCAGGAGTACGAGGACATCTTCAAGGTGATCCGCCAGCGTGACATTCTGCTGCATCACCCCTACGAGAGCTTCGAGCACGTCATGGACTTCATCTCGGAAGCGGCCGACGATCCGAACGTGCTGGCGATCAAACAAACGCTTTACCGCACCAGCGCCGATTCCCCCATCGTGAGGGCGCTCATCCGGGCGGCGGAAAATGGCAAGCAGGTGACGGCGGTGGTCGAGCTCAAGGCCCGCTTCGACGAAGGATCGAACATCGAGTGGGCTCGGATGCTGGAAGAATCGGGCGTTCACGTCGTCTACGGGCTCGTGGGGCTCAAAACCCACTGCAAGATGAGTCTCGTGGTGCGCCGCGAGCTGGGGCGGATCAAGCGCTACGTTCACCTGTCCACCGGCAACTACAACCCGGCCACTGCAAGGCTTTACGGGGATCTCTCCTTGCTCACCGCGCGCGAGGACTTTGCCGATGACGCGGGTGCGCTCTTCAACTTGATCACGGGTTACTCTTCGCCGCCTTCGTGGAAGCGCTTTGCCGTGGCGCCGGTGGGCTTGAGCGAACGGGTGGTCGAGCTCATCGAGCGGGAGGCGGCGCTGAAGGACAAGGGACGCATCGTGGCGAAGATGAACGCCCTGGTCGATCCCGAGGTGATCAGGGCTCTTTACCGTGCGTCCGCCGCCGGTGTGCAGATCGACTTGTTGATTCGGGGCATCTGCTGCTTGCGGCCTGGCGTGAAAGGCACGAGCGAGAACATCCGCGTCATCAGTATCGTGGACCGGTACCTCGAGCACGCCCGCATCTTCTTCTTTGGAAACGGGGGGGACGAGGAGGTTTATCTGTCTTCCGCGGACTGGATGCCCCGCAACTTCGTGCGGCGGGTCGAGGTAATGTTTCCGATCGAAGACGCCGACCTCAAGCGGCGCATCGTCGACGAGATCCTGGGCAGCCAGCTGGCCGACGATGCCAAAGCGCGCCAACTGCGCGAGGACGGCACCTACGAACGCGCGCAGCTCACCGCCGGTGTGCCCACCCTGCGCAGCCAGCACCGCTTCATGGAGCTGGCGCGCCGTCGCGCCCAGGGCATCGACGACGGTCGGGGAACGACGGCCCTGGCGCCTCGCACGCCCCCCCAGGAGGTTCGGCCGACCGCCACCGCCGCACTGCTCGCCGACGAGGGACTGGGTTCGTGA
- a CDS encoding DUF362 domain-containing protein, which translates to MFHPGSVVDGGLQAEPIGQTVRRALLTLTGASDEVEAWRRFIRPGEVVGLKVNPVGLSRGRGGRRTAISSPETIMAVVQGLTKAGIAPKDIVLFDRYRDAFMNCGYHRLADRLGTRWAASSVGYDETQIDPSGYSVGDPGKEKEHGAARTDGSPGVSGYDPEHFAEFAYVHPLNAPDAPHSRRSYVSQIVTRQVDKIINLCVLKEHSSAGVTGALKNLSHGLVNNVSRTHAIPSLNQCRTFIPAVVALPVIRQKVVLHIMEAFVGIYQGGPFASAYAWEPKALMMSTDPVAMDRLAWDLIDAQRARVRLPALAKSGLLLPGYASDRDEKESFHRRQPEHIELAGVSGLGVFRRTEAEWRRVHEGSERGGRKLRTIQHRRIALGEPAE; encoded by the coding sequence GTGTTTCACCCTGGTAGCGTGGTGGATGGCGGGTTGCAGGCCGAGCCCATCGGGCAAACTGTTCGACGTGCCTTGCTCACGCTGACAGGCGCCTCTGACGAGGTGGAAGCCTGGCGAAGGTTCATCCGTCCCGGTGAGGTGGTGGGGCTCAAGGTGAATCCGGTGGGCTTGTCGCGGGGGCGCGGCGGGCGTCGAACGGCGATCAGCAGCCCCGAGACCATCATGGCCGTCGTGCAGGGGCTCACGAAGGCGGGCATCGCCCCCAAGGACATCGTGCTCTTCGACCGTTATCGTGATGCCTTCATGAACTGTGGTTATCACCGCCTGGCTGATCGCTTGGGCACCCGCTGGGCGGCGTCTTCGGTGGGCTACGATGAAACGCAGATTGATCCCTCCGGGTACTCGGTGGGCGATCCTGGTAAGGAGAAAGAGCATGGTGCTGCGCGCACGGACGGCAGCCCCGGGGTCAGCGGGTATGATCCTGAACATTTCGCCGAGTTTGCCTACGTTCACCCGTTGAACGCTCCGGACGCGCCGCACAGCCGCCGCTCCTACGTGAGCCAGATCGTCACCCGGCAGGTGGACAAGATCATCAACCTTTGTGTGCTCAAGGAGCATTCCAGTGCAGGGGTCACGGGCGCCCTCAAGAATCTGTCGCATGGTCTGGTCAACAACGTTTCGCGCACGCATGCCATCCCGTCGTTGAACCAGTGCCGCACGTTCATTCCCGCCGTCGTGGCTCTGCCTGTGATCCGCCAAAAAGTGGTGCTGCACATCATGGAGGCGTTCGTGGGTATCTATCAGGGAGGGCCCTTTGCCAGCGCCTATGCGTGGGAGCCGAAGGCCTTGATGATGTCCACCGACCCGGTGGCCATGGACCGCCTTGCCTGGGATCTCATCGATGCCCAGCGGGCGCGTGTCCGCTTGCCGGCGCTTGCGAAGTCAGGGCTTTTGTTGCCAGGGTACGCGTCCGATCGGGATGAGAAAGAATCGTTCCATCGTCGGCAGCCCGAGCACATCGAACTGGCTGGTGTCTCGGGCCTCGGCGTGTTTCGACGGACCGAAGCCGAGTGGAGGCGGGTCCACGAAGGGTCAGAACGCGGGGGCAGAAAGCTGCGCACGATCCAACATCGGCGCATCGCCCTTGGGGAGCCGGCGGAGTAG